A window from Kovacikia minuta CCNUW1 encodes these proteins:
- a CDS encoding response regulator gives MPQPIPQQTKQKLLIIDDHELVLGGTLSVLKQSYPDAEIQTAQTAQAAPSQIEQMQPDLVVVDLSMPDETGETARTETGIQLLRKLMQHHPTLNIVVQSAHVRALVRLKPAIDDHQGGFTVADKSLRMQDMLKMVDLSLAGQTCTPKEMRKGLEVKPEWLEVLKLASYEELQDNAIAKRMNVSERTVRHYWTKIQDALGVYPDAGKNIPDADRDAGAGRGVD, from the coding sequence ATGCCCCAACCCATCCCCCAACAAACCAAACAAAAGTTGTTGATCATTGATGACCACGAATTAGTTTTGGGTGGAACACTCAGTGTGCTGAAACAGTCCTATCCCGATGCGGAGATTCAGACTGCCCAGACTGCCCAGGCTGCACCCAGTCAAATCGAGCAGATGCAGCCCGATCTGGTTGTAGTTGATCTTTCCATGCCAGATGAAACCGGAGAAACAGCCCGGACTGAAACAGGCATTCAACTTCTAAGAAAATTGATGCAGCACCATCCCACGCTCAACATTGTGGTTCAGAGTGCCCATGTGCGGGCATTAGTGCGGCTAAAACCAGCCATTGACGATCATCAAGGGGGGTTTACCGTTGCCGATAAGAGTTTGCGCATGCAGGACATGCTGAAAATGGTTGACCTGTCACTGGCTGGCCAAACCTGCACCCCCAAAGAAATGCGCAAGGGGCTAGAGGTGAAACCCGAATGGCTGGAGGTGCTGAAGCTGGCGTCCTACGAAGAACTCCAGGATAATGCGATCGCCAAACGGATGAATGTGTCAGAACGAACCGTGCGCCACTACTGGACAAAGATTCAGGATGCCCTAGGGGTCTACCCAGATGCGGGCAAAAACATCCCGGATGCAGACCGTGATGCAGGCGCGGGCAGAGGGGTTGATTGA